The proteins below come from a single Mercenaria mercenaria strain notata chromosome 3, MADL_Memer_1, whole genome shotgun sequence genomic window:
- the LOC123524978 gene encoding prostaglandin E2 receptor EP4 subtype-like produces MMHVKIVVMENMTDGTVPYFVSQDAGLADSEIQNKTENLFQISSVKKNNSVISSSVLFTFGFLSNILALIVLKRSPSDQKRKLFYRLVAGLTMTDLIGTTATSPVVIAVYVNDFRWIGGTPLCKYFGFMMIFSGVATTTIVCIMAIERLICIRHPYLYYAQLRKKHATVFLFSAWLFSGLIASLPLIGFGEIVLQYPYTWCFFDYYTDNLAHRGFNCLFAILVLLTISVTVTCNGIVLYTLFQTKMRGISRQNSRDSRTFSGYSRRYTECQMAVLLIGITVVFSSCYLPLMIRILINQTKLLPVNLRTDLLMIRFASLNQVLDPWVYILLRREVVWKVANTLKKLFSKQSKDSETSKFMRQDSSAVLANDVQYSCCAFCWHCLCDPPQTQRAGSFYSDYRKNSIYSAPSSPTNNLVMNVMKNVVIPDSSKENSSQIDRRSQVILELKRQASMDTDVVCQEPTTKDTRVKFYCNGSSSFEELETQICNKLVEDEEFDDYSEVDSV; encoded by the exons ATGATGCACGTAAAAATCGTCGTCATGGAAAACATGACAGATGGAACAGTCCCTTACTTTGTCTCTCAAGATGCTGGACTGGCAGACTCTGAAATTCAGAATAAAACGGAGAATCTTTTTCAAATATCAagtgtaaagaaaaataatagtGTGATAAGTTCTAGTGTACTGTTTACGTTTGGATTTTTGAGTAATATTTTAGCGCTTATAGTTCTAAAACGCTCACCGTCCGACCAAAAGCGGAAGCTGTTCTATAGACTGGTTGCAGGATTAACGATGACTGACTTAATCGGAACAACTGCAACCAGTCCCGTTGTGATAGCTGTGTATGTCAATGATTTCCGGTGGATTGGTGGAACGCCTTTATGTAAATACTTCGGTTTCATGATGATATTTTCTGGGGTTGCTACGACAACTATCGTCTGTATAATGGCGATTGAAAGATTAATATGTATTAGACATCCTTATCTATATTATGCTCAATTACGGAAGAAACATGCAACAGTGTTTCTGTTTAGTGCATGGCTATTTTCAGGATTAATCGCTAGCTTGCCGCTAATAGGATTTGGTGAAATAGTACTCCAGTATCCTTACACTTGGTGCTTCTTTGATTACTATACGGATAACCTCGCGCACAGGGGATTTAATTGTCTATTTGCTATATTAGTTTTATTGACAATTTCTGTGACAGTGACATGTAATGGCATTGTCTTGTACAcgctttttcaaacaaaaatgagAGGAATATCCCGCCAAAATAGCAGAGACTCGAGGACTTTTTCCGGATATAGCAGACGATACACTGAATGCCAAATGGCTGTCCTACTTATTGGAATAACTGTTGTGTTCAGCTCTTGTTACCTTCCATTAATG ataagAATTTTGATAAATCAGACCAAACTTTTACCAGTAAATTTACGGACAGACTTATTAATGATACGGTTTGCGTCCCTGAACCAAGTCCTTGACCCCTGGGTCTATATCCTGCTTCGGAGAGAAGTCGTCTGGAAAGTGGCAAATACACTGAAAAAACTTTTCTCAAAACAGTCAAAGGATAGTGAAACAAGTAAATTCATGCGACAAGACTCGTCTGCTGTATTAGCGAATGATGTGCAATATTCATGTTGTGCGTTTTGCTGGCATTGTCTGTGCGACCCTCCGCAGACACAAAGGGCTGGAAGTTTTTATAGTGATTATAGGAAAAATTCAATATATTCTGCGCCAAGCAGTCCTACAAACAATCTTGTCATGAATGTTATGAAAAACGTTGTGATACCAGATTCAAGTAAAGAAAATTCCAGTCAAATTGATAGACGCTCCCAAGTGATACTTGAATTGAAAAGACAAGCTTCTATGGATACAGATGTCGTCTGTCAGGAGCCGACAACAAAGGACACCCGCGTGAAATTTTATTGCAATGGGTCATCCTCTTTTGAAGAACTGGAAACCCAGATCTGTAACAAATTGGTGGAGGATGAAGAATTTGATGACTACTCTGAAGTAGACAGTGTGTGA